In a single window of the Gouania willdenowi unplaced genomic scaffold, fGouWil2.1 scaffold_382_arrow_ctg1, whole genome shotgun sequence genome:
- the LOC114460049 gene encoding centrosomal protein of 120 kDa-like, giving the protein MQREQENAMILLKKQQAELAAMRLRYVATEEKEAVQQDRKELDSIRNDLNGLKEQNRMDPTHSVSEPVPGLSQNASADEHLSRLLEERDTLLRTGVYTHQDRIIAELNRQIQDAIKDQPETVRVM; this is encoded by the exons ATGCAGCGTGAGCAGGAAAATGCAATGATTCTCCTGAAGAAGCAGCAAGCAGAGCTGGCGGCCATGAGGCTGCGTTACGTTGCAACGGAGGAGAAGGAGGCCGTCCAACAGGACAGAAAGGAGCTGGACAGCATTAGGAATGATCTTAACGG ATTAAAAGAGCAAAACCGTATGGACCCCACCCACTCAGTTTCTGAGCCGGTCCCTGGTCTGAGTCAGAATGCGAGTGCTGACGAACACTTGAGTCGCCTGCTGGAGGAGAGAGACACCCTGCTGAGGACTGGGGTGTACACCCACCAAGACCGGATAATTGCAGAGCTCAACCGACAGATCCAGGACGCCATCAAAGACCAACCAGAGACAGTCCGTGTCATGTGA